One part of the Andrena cerasifolii isolate SP2316 chromosome 4, iyAndCera1_principal, whole genome shotgun sequence genome encodes these proteins:
- the Ppn gene encoding proteoglycan-like sulfated glycoprotein papilin isoform X12: MTATRSTWSSVVLIFIVGLCAHETFAKHHHIKLRHERHRRQHGESYLPSSFLLDTDEPERGTWGPWSSPSSCSRSCGGGVAHQTRQCLDVDDNGYGRCGGASRRFFSCNIQDCAEDATDFRAEQCAEFNNVLFEGVYYNWIPYTGGPNKCELNCMPRGERFFYRHKLSVIDGTPCEPEKNDVCVEGKCMHVGCDMMLGSDVKEDACRKCGGDGSDCNTVSGVFDADDLQVGYLDILLIPKGASNIVVKEIQPSNNYLAIRNASSHYYLNGNWRIDFPRSLKFAGTIFHYSRDPQGFSAPDTITALGSTNEQIYVVLLYQDHNVGVHYEYSIPKRLSHQTDADSYAWITDEFSSCSANCGGGYQSRRVTCVRRRDSQPVDESLCDPQMEPADTEACNVDPCPPVWVEGEWGPCSKHCGEGAEQSREIKCEQVIAGGIPTVVDDSQCVKKVGPKGPTSQECNKDVPCPQFHTGPWKPCDRLCGPGKQTRKVACYKKVDGKIQVLEDEACEAEVPEREKACELRPCAGLDWVTSNWSGCDDKCGLTQETRTAYCATQDGTAYRDDKCDAEKKPELTRECETKEDCHVQWFASQWSSCSAKCGSGVQTRKVFCGTFDDETVKKVPDEKCEVDKRFNDTMNCTAVEECKGEWFAGPWSKCSKPCGGGTMSRKVICMKDNMTVPTSNCDPSMIMFSTEDCNEQPCEEDEVIPVQPEKIKDLTEEEEEDEECEVYEDEDFVTVSSSFASGEDEKSSAMPDVTEANLPSSPDSGSTASDLYDIMLGDAGHSRGDISPGEVGSGDGDNTDFTDFFTNTLEYGTTFEGSGTEETTDESEDFTTVSGITDSLGTTESEATDETVEGSTMDSSEGTTVEGSTAESMTEGSTVSGETEVTESGATEESVATEATTSSDVTSETPESTDSSESTDSSSAESVETEPTGPTESTEPSLTTSSSESESGSTEETVSPVTQATEESTVGMSTEEQSTVSGETTESGATEGTTESEATEPTMSTEVSGTEGSTESGATTESGATEATETTESGMTTETTESGMTETTESGMTTESGMTTESGMTTESGMTTESGMTTESGMTTESGMTTESGMTTESGMTTESGMTTESGMTTESGETTESGETTESGMTTESGETTTEETTVSGETTESGATTESAETTESGVTTESAETTVSGVTETTVSGLTPSTGEEETEMTEKTHISEFWTTVAREGKERKHRVCKVLRKKKTCKTSTFGCCYDGVTAAEGPFDQGCPTPQTCNETKHGCCPDNVSPATGPENQGCPESHCGETLFGCCPDGVTAAEGNDFEGCKKPCNETEFGCCPDNETPASGPDNFGCCNATEFGCCPDGIKAASGADDEGCEEEITSVTPITEEYETTTVQEDCANTTYGCCPDGVSTATGTNFEGCGVINTENCTSSYFGCCPDGVSPALGPNNYRCHMPCEDSTYGCCDDGVTPAHGPNREGCCLSTPYKCCPDNVLAARGPDFYGCGCQYTRFGCCPDNTTAARGPSNEGCGCQYTPHECCPNRFTPATGPNYEGCPCYTYQFGCCPDGITIAKGPHGQGCGCESTEFKCCSDSRTPAKGPNFAGCTCDASKYGCCPDGVEEAQGENFEGCLTVPSTPGAACALERDRGSCRDFTVKWYFDTEYGGCSRFWYGGCEGNDNRFKTQEECKEVCVSPKGKDSCHLPKISGPCEGYFPTWYYDTGRKQCGQFVYGGCLGNANKFKSREECEELCVTPDDLDPCEQTKEPGPCEGNFTRWHFNAESQACEEFRYGGCKANDNNFATEIACHQQCLQPGRRRGNCLLPREEGNCVEKQSRWYFDQSENRCMPFYYTGCGGNKNNFESRDACESDCPPKIEQDICLLPALLGECHNYTQRWYYDSYEQQCRQFYYGGCGGNENNFQAEQDCHNRCQTALTTPAPSTGVEFKPDFCFLPDERGSCSGDEVKWFYDSREGVCKQFRYGGCQSNGNNFNSREECEYRCGDVQDPCTLPKVIGPCNGVDSQYYYDHRTDSCYDFEYSGCQGNKNRFQDRESCEKKCKQKASATEAAPNVTVTMPPPVEGVSKSPICYMTVNSGSCNADITAYYYDPHSQMCQAFLYGGCEGNANRFQTEEQCERLCGRFQGQDTCNLPVEPGDCRGSFQKYYYDSTSRICREFVYGGCEGNANRFSTMAECESICIHHEEPMPPGNDTSISNLSVCKEPVDSGSCTSGFTIKRFYFDEEQQTCRAFIYTGCGGNRNRFKTFESCINTCLGTTNEINVDAGKDTKDPCAEAREECNTVRCPYGKEAFVDSEDCERCRCVDPCRAQICPDGNRCAITLVATKDGTEYKGVCRSITKSGRCPRVSNSTGCEQECITDADCTGEMKCCNNGCGTSCLEPAAEEVPTTSPRPLATSPPVGAEAAAIQEPEEPRVSAQEGGYVTLKCVATGNPRPTITWRKDTTLIGFAENRRRIQLDGSLQIISLYKYDGGTYVCTADNGLGPPVRAEYQLVVTEPQELAATIIGEQSAQLTVTMNSPIALHCYAMGWPRPFVTWWRGDRMLPLSSETYEQDSDYTLVIRSVTLPTLGVYTCQAFNAIGRAASWSVTLQAVGPVYNIRPEYQQYTKYLVQPPRKPTVERPQYPYRPNRTQTPDYQTYAPVHSSRQPHIPTVSPLGGSTSLEPGHSRYRVPVNVSISVGQNQFPEGSDVSIACNVDGYPIPRVSWYKDEDLIQPSNRIQVTEVNRLVISDANREDSGRYRCEANNDYSSAFDSVEIQVAGIFIHPNCQDNTFFAKCDLIVKARYCKHKYYAKFCCRSCTEAGQLPSRGPHLNNVRRRRRHILKSLV; encoded by the exons CATCATATAAAATTGAGGCACGAGCGACACCGCCGACAACATGGGGAGAGCTATCTGCCTAGCAGCTTCCTGCTCGACACGGACGAGCCTGAACGAGGGACCTGGGGGCCGTGGTCGTCGCCCAGCTCCTGCTCCAGGTCCTGCGGCGGTGGAGTCGCCCATCAGACCAGGCAGTGCCTCGACGTAGA CGACAATGGCTACGGCAGGTGTGGCGGGGCATCGAGGCGATTCTTCTCGTGCAACATCCAG GACTGTGCTGAAGACGCGACGGATTTCCGGGCGGAGCAGTGCGCCGAGTTCAACAACGTCCTCTTCGAGGGGGTTTATTACAA TTGGATCCCTTACACCGGCGGGCCGAACAAGTGCGAACTGAATTGCATGCCACGGGGCGAGCGTTTCTTCTACCGGCACAAGCTCTCGGTGATCGACGGAACGCCGTGCGAGCCCGAGAAAAACGACGTCTGCGTCGAAGGGAAATGTATG CACGTTGGATGCGACATGATGCTGGGGAGCGACGTCAAAGAGGACGCTTGCAGGAAATGCGGCGGCGACGGTTCCGATTGCAACACTGTCTCCGGTGTGTTCGACGCGGATGATCTCCAAGTCG GGTACCTCGACATCCTGCTGATACCCAAGGGAGCGTCGAACATCGTGGTGAAGGAGATCCAGCCGTCCAACAATTACTTAG CCATTAGGAACGCCTCCAGTCACTATTACCTGAATGGAAACTGGAGGATAGACTTCCctcgtagcttgaaattcgctGGGACCATATTCCATTATTCGAGGGATCCGCAAGGTTTCTCTGCGCCTGATACCATCACTGCTTTGGGATCCACGAATGAACAGATTTACGTGGTG CTGCTCTATCAAGACCATAATGTCGGGGTGCACTATGAATACAGCATACCAAAGAGGTTGTCGCACCAAACTGACGCGGATAGCTACGCCTGGATCACCGACGAGTTTTCAAGCTGCAGTGCGAACTGCGGGGGAG GTTATCAGTCGAGGCGAGTGACTTGTGTAAGAAGGAGGGACAGCCAACCGGTGGATGAGAGCCTCTGCGATCCACAGATGGAACCAGCTGACACGGAGGCCTGCAACGTGGACCCCTGTCCACCTGTGTGGGTAGAGGGCGAATGGGGTCCTTGTAGCAAGCACTGCGGGGAAGGAGCAGAGCAGAGCAGAGAGATCAAATGCGAGCAGGTCATCGCTGGCGGAATACCAACCGTGGTGGACGATAGCCAGTGTGTGAAGAAGGTGGGACCAAAGGGCCCAACTAGCCAGGAGTGTAACAAAGACGTGCCGTGCCCTCAGTTCCACACGGGACCTTGGAAACCG TGCGATCGTTTATGCGGCCCCGGCAAGCAAACCAGGAAGGTGGCGTGCTACAAGAAAGTGGACGGCAAGATCCAAGTGCTGGAAGACGAGGCTTGCGAGGCAGAGGTTCCAGAGCGTGAGAAAGCTTGCGAGTTGAGGCCCTGCGCCGGACTCGACTGGGTCACCTCGAATTGGAGTGGA TGCGACGACAAATGCGGCCTGACTCAAGAGACCAGGACAGCTTACTGCGCGACCCAGGACGGCACTGCTTATCGGGATGACAAATGCGACGCCGAGAAGAAGCCGGAATTGACGCGGGAATGCGAGACCAAAGAGGACTGCCATGTCCAGTGGTTTGCTTCTCAATGGAGTAGT TGCTCCGCGAAATGTGGGTCCGGCGTGCAAACGCGCAAGGTGTTCTGCGGCACGTTCGACGACGAGACGGTGAAGAAGGTGCCAGACGAGAAGTGCGAGGTCGACAAGAGATTCAACGACACGATGAACTGCACCGCCGTGGAGGAGTGCAAAGGTGAATGGTTCGCTGGACCATGGAGCAAG TGTTCGAAACCGTGCGGCGGCGGCACTATGAGCCGCAAGGTGATTTGCATGAAGGACAACATGACGGTACCGACGAGCAACTGCGACCCGAGCATGATCATGTTCTCGACGGAGGATTGCAACGAACAGCCGTGCGAAGAAG ACGAGGTGATACCAGTCCAACCAGAAAAGATCAAGGATCTcaccgaggaggaggaggaggacgaggaatgcGAGGTGTACGAAGACGAAGACTTCGTAACCGTCTCCTCCAGCTTCGCGTCCGGA GAGGACGAGAAATCCAGCGCGATGCCCGATGTGACCGAAGCGAACCTCCCGAGCTCCCCCGATAGTGGATCCACAGCAAGTGATCTGTACGACATTATGCTCGGCGATGCCGGTCACAGCAGGGGCGACATATCGCCTGGGGAAGTAGGAAGTGGCGATGGGGATAATACGGACTTCACTGACTTCTTCACCAACACCCTGGAATACGGGACCACGTTCGAAGGCAGCGGGACTGAAGAGACGACGGATGAGAGTGAAGATTTCACGACGGTGTCTGGAATCACCGACTCCTTGGGCACCACAGAGTCTGAAGCCACGGATGAAACGGTGGAGGGTTCAACCATGGACTCTTCTGAAGGAACCACCGTGGAGGGATCAACTGCTGAATCGATGACGGAAGGAAGCACGGTGTCCGGTGAAACGGAAGTGACTGAATCTGGAGCGACGGAAGAGTCAGTTGCTACAGAAGCGACAACGTCGAGCGACGTTACATCCGAGACACCAGAATCCACTGATTCAAGCGAAAGCACAGATTCCTCGTCGGCCGAATCCGTGGAAACTGAACCAACCGGCCCGACAGAGTCTACGGAGCCAAGCCTCACGACCTCGTCGTCCGAAAGTGAGAGCGGGTCTACGGAAGAAACCGTTTCGCCCGTCACTCAAGCGACTGAAGAATCAACCGTGGGAATGTCGACAGAGGAGCAGTCAACGGTGTCAGGGGAGACTACGGAATCTGGCGCCACGGAAGGCACGACTGAATCGGAGGCTACGGAGCCAACGATGTCAACCGAAGTGTCAGGCACAGAAGGGTCCACCGAATCTGGAGCTACAACGGAGTCTGGAGCAACAGAAGCGACGGAAACAACGGAATCCGGAATGACAACTGAAACCACTGAATCTGGCATGACAGAGACTACTGAGTCTGGAATGACCACCGAGTCTGGTATGACCACCGAGTCTGGTATGACCACCGAGTCTGGTATGACTACCGAGTCTGGTATGACCACCGAGTCTGGTATGACTACCGAGTCTGGTATGACTACCGAGTCAGGTATGACCACAGAGTCTGGTATGACCACTGAGTCTGGCATGACTACTGAGTCAGGTATGACTACCGAATCTGGTGAAACTACCGAGTCTGGTGAAACTACTGAGTCTGGTATGACTACCGAATCAGGTGAAACGACGACAGAAGAGACGACGGTATCTGGAGAGACGACAGAATCGGGAGCTACAACAGAGTCCGCGGAGACTACGGAATCTGGTGTCACGACTGAATCAGCTGAAACCACTGTGTCTGGGGTTACAGAGACAACTGTCTCTGGATTGACGCCGTCCACGGGCGAAGAGGAGACGGAAATGACCGAGAAAACGCATA TATCTGAATTCTGGACCACCGTCGCCCGAGAAGGCAAGGAGCGCAAGCACCGCGTGTGCAAGGTTCTCAGGAAGAAGAAAACTTGCAAGACCTCCACCTTCGGCTGTTGTTACGACGGAGTCACCGCGGCAGAGGGTCCATTCGACCAGGGTTGTCCAACACCACAGACATGTAACGAGACCAAGCATGGTTGCTGTCCTGACAATGTGTCCCCTGCTACTGGCCCAGAGAATCAAGGATGCCCAGAGTCTCATTGTGGAGAGACACTGTTCGGTTGCTGCCCTGACGGAGTCACTGCTGCTGAAGGCAACGATTTCGAGGGTTGCAAGAAGCCTTGCAACGAGACAGA GTTTGGTTGCTGTCCAGACAACGAAACTCCAGCCAGCGGGCCGGACAATTTCGGATGCTGTAACGCCACCGAATTCGGTTGCTGTCCGGATGGAATTAAGGCAGCTTCTGGCGCAGACGATGAAG GTTGCGAGGAAGAGATCACTTCTGTCACTCCTATCACTGAGGAATACGAGACGACCACTGTGCAGGAAGACTGCGCAAACACGACTTATGGTTGCTGTCCAGATGGAGTTTCAACTGCAACCGGCACGAACTTCGAGGGATGTGGGGTCATCAATACCGAGAACTGCACCTCGTCATACTTTGGCTGCTGCCCTGACGGTGTCTCGCCAG CTCTGGGACCAAACAACTATCGCTGCCATATGCCATGCGAGGACAGCACTTACGGTTGCTGCGACGATGGCGTCACGCCTGCACATGGACCGAACAGAGAGGGTTGCTGCCTGTCGACACCGTACAAGTGCTGTCCGGACAACGTGCTGGCGGCACGTGGACCGGATTTCTACGGTTGTGGCTGCCAATACACAAGATTCGGCTGTTGCCCAGATAATACCACTGCGGCGCGTGGGCCGAGTAACGAGGGGTGCGGCTGCCAATACACGCCCCACGAATGCTGTCCAAATCGTTTCACGCCGGCCACTGGACCGAACTACGAAGGCTGTCCGTGCTACACTTATCAGTTTGGATGCTGCCCCGATGGCATCACTATTGCCAAAGGACCTCACGGACAGG GCTGCGGGTGTGAGAGTACAGAGTTCAAGTGCTGCTCCGACAGCAGAACCCCAGCGAAGGGACCGAACTTCGCCGGGTGTACTTGCGACGCCTCGAAATATGGCTGTTGCCCAGACGGAGTCGAGGAAGCGCAGGGAGAGAACTTCGAGGGCTGTCTCACGGTTCCGTCAACCCCTGGAGCGGCCTGCGCACTCGAAAGGGACAGAGGTTCTTGCAGGGACTTCACCGTCAAGTGGTACTTCGACACGGAATACGGCGGTTGCTCGAGATTCTGGTACGGCGGCTGCGAGGGTAACGATAATCGATTCAAGACTCAAGAGGAGTGCAAGGAGGTGTGCGTATCGCCGAAAGGAAAAG ATTCCTGCCATCTACCAAAAATCTCCGGACCCTGCGAAGGCTACTTCCCCACGTGGTACTACGACACTGGTAGAAAACAGTGCGGTCAGTTTGTCTATGGCGGCTGTCTTGGAAACGCGAATAAGTTTAAGAGTAGAGAAGAGTGCGAAGAGCTTTGCGTTACTCCTGACGATCTTG ATCCCTGCGAGCAAACGAAGGAACCAGGCCCCTGCGAAGGCAACTTCACCAGGTGGCACTTCAACGCGGAATCGCAAGCCTGCGAGGAATTCAGGTACGGTGGCTGCAAAGCGAACGACAATAACTTCGCCACGGAGATCGCATGTCATCAGCAATGCCTGCAGCCAGGAAGAAGACGAGGTAA TTGCTTGCTGCCGCGCGAGGAGGGTAACTGCGTGGAGAAGCAGTCTCGATGGTACTTTGATCAGTCGGAGAATCGGTGCATGCCATTCTATTATACTGGTTGcggtggaaataaaaataatttcgagtCTAGGGACGCATGCGAGTCTGATTGCCCGCCCAAGATCG AGCAAGACATTTGTCTGTTGCCCGCGCTGCTGGGAGAATGCCACAACTACACTCAGCGATGGTACTACGATTCTTACGAGCAACAGTGCAGGCAATTCTATTACGGCGGCTGCGGTGGTAACGAGAATAATTTCCAAGCCGAGCAGGATTGTCATAACAGGTGTCAGACTGCGCTCACCACGCCTGCTCCATCGACGGGGGTTGAATTTAAACCAG ACTTCTGCTTCCTTCCTGACGAGCGTGGCTCGTGCTCCGGCGATGAAGTTAAATGGTTCTACGACAGCAGGGAGGGTGTCTGCAAGCAGTTCAGATATGGCGGTTGCCAGAGCAATGGGAACAACTTCAACTCGAGGGAGGAATGCGAGTATCGGTGTGGCGACGTTCAAG ATCCTTGCACCCTGCCCAAAGTCATCGGCCCTTGCAATGGCGTCGACAGTCAGTACTACTACGATCACCGTACGGATTCCTGCTACGACTTCGAGTACAGTGGGTGCCAAGGTAACAAGAACCGCTTCCAGGACAGAGAATCCTGCGAGAAGAAGTGCAAGCAGAAAGCCTCCGCAACGGAAGCTGCTCCGAATGTCACCGTCACAATGCCGCCCCCAGTCGAGGGTGTCTCGAAGAGTCCGATTTGTTACATGACTGTCAATTCTGGCTCTTGCAACGCTGACATCACTGCCTATTATTACGATCCACACAGCCAGATGTGTCAGGCGTTCCTCTATGGTGGCTGCGAAGGAAACGCGAATCGCTTCCAGACGGAGGAGCAGTGCGAACGTCTTTGTGGAAGGTTCCAGGGACAAG ATACTTGCAACCTGCCAGTGGAGCCTGGCGACTGTAGGGGCTCCTTCCAGAAATACTATTACGACTCGACTAGCCGTATCTGCCGCGAATTCGTGTACGGTGGATGCGAGGGCAACGCAAACAGATTCAGCACGATGGCCGAGTGCGAGTCGATTTGCATTCATCACGAGGAGCCTATGCCACCTGGAAACGACACCAGTATTTCGAATCTAT CGGTGTGCAAGGAACCGGTCGACAGCGGGTCCTGTACCTCCGGTTTCACGATCAAACGGTTCTACTTCGACGAGGAACAACAGACCTGTCGCGCGTTCATTTACACCGGATGCGGTGGCAATCGTAACAGATTCAAGACCTTCGAGTCTTGCATTAACACTTGCCTTGGGA CCACTAACGAGATCAACGTAGACGCCGGGAAAGACACAAAGGACCCTTGCGCGGAAGCTCGCGAGGAATGCAATACCGTTCGCTGCCCTTACGGCAAGGAGGCCTTCGTGGACTCCGAGGATTGCGAGCGATGCCGCTGCGTGGATCCTTGCAGGGCACAGATTTGCCCCGACGGCAACAGATGTGCTATCACCTTGGTCGCCACCAAGGATGGCACCGAGTACAAGGGTGTCTGCAGATCAA TCACGAAATCAGGTCGCTGTCCAAGGGTGTCGAACAGTACTGGATGCGAACAAGAGTGCATCACGGATGCAGATTGCACTGGGGAAATGAAGTGTTGCAACAATGGTTGCGGAACTTCTTGTCTGGAACCAGCTGCTGAGGAGGTTCCAACGACCTCGCCAAGGCCATTGGCCACTTCTCCCCCGGTTGGGGCAGAAGCTGCCGCCATTCAGGAACCCGAAGAGCCACGGGTCAGCGCTCAGGAGGGTGGTTACGTGACGCTGAAGTGCGTGGCCACCGGAAATCCCAGACCGACCATCACGTGGAGGAAGGACACGACATTG ATCGGTTTCGCAGAGAACAGACGGCGCATACAGCTCGATGGATCCCTCCAGATCATCAGCCTGTACAAATACGACGGTGGAACTTACGTCTGCACCGCTGACAATGGTCTAGGGCCACCGGTAAGAGCGGAATACCAATTGGTGGTCACAG AGCCGCAAGAACTGGCTGCCACCATAATCGGGGAGCAAAGCGCGCAGTTGACGGTCACCATGAACTCGCCCATAGCCCTGCATTGCTACGCAATGGGCTGGCCGCGACCCTTCGTCACCTGGTGGCGAGGTGATCGTATGTTGCCGTTGTCCTCGGAGACCTATGAGCAGGACTCCGATTACACTCTCGTGATTCGATCGGTGACACTGCCCACCCTCGGTGTCTACACTTGTCAAGCCTTCAACGCGATCGGCAGGGCGGCATCCTGGTCGGTCACCCTGCAAGCTGTTGGCCCCGTTTACAATATCAGACCCGAGTACCAGCAGTACACCAAATACCTGGTCCAACCACCTAGGAAACCCACCGTAGAGAGACCACAGTATCCTTACAGACCCAATCGAACGCAGACTCCCGACTATCAAACCTACGCGCCCGTCCATTCCTCTAGACAGCCCCATATTCCCACGGTTAGTCCTCTTGGAGGAAGCACTAGCTTGGAGCCTGGTCACTCTAGGTACAGAG TTCCTGTCAATGTCAGCATATCGGTAGGGCAGAATCAGTTCCCTGAAGGAAGCGACGTCAGTATTGCCTGCAACGTCGACGGCTATCCCATTCCCCGAGTGTCGTGGTACAAGGATGAAGACTTGATTCAGCCCAGCAATCGAATTCAGGTTACTG AAGTGAACAGACTCGTGATCAGCGACGCGAACCGAGAGGATTCTGGTCGATATCGTTGCGAGGCCAACAACGATTACTCGTCGGCTTTCGACAGCGTGGAGATACAAGTTGCTG GAATCTTCATCCACCCGAACTGCCAGGACAACACGTTCTTCGCCAAGTGCGACCTGATCGTGAAGGCCAGATACTGCAAGCACAAGTACTACGCGAAATTCTGTTGCCGCTCGTGCACGGAAGCCGGCCAGCTGCCCTCCAGGGGACCGCACCTGAACAACGTGAGAAGGAGGCGGAGGCACATCCTGAAGAGTCTCGTCTAA